The Christiangramia flava JLT2011 genome has a segment encoding these proteins:
- a CDS encoding protein O-mannosyl-transferase family, producing MTDINFSKWNKILGWLVFLVALTTYTLTLEPTASFWDAGEYIATSANLEVGHPPGAPLYQMLGAFFSTFAPSNADVAHMINFMSGLASAFAILFMFWSISLLVRKIAGPAETLTPGKKIAVLGSAMVGSLAFTFTDSFWFNAVEAEVYASAACLMSLMFYLGLLWERDMFTPRGNKWIILISLVIGLSFGVHFMGLLTLPAIGFLYFFKNYKKVTIKNFIIANIVVVAVLMFIFKLLLPYTLTFFAASEVFFTNSLGMPFNTGTIIAFLVIVAIFYFGINYTRKKNLYQYNTLLLCILFVLIGFSSWIMLPIRSNAPTVINENSPDNARELLAYYNREQYGETYLFYGPQWTEMYANIDEDNPYRDGKPKYEKDEEQGKYVIVNDYKNARQNLDDTHKAILPRMWSTEHAVNYMAYTGPLEFTIKPEYQGEDRLIQAVNQFKTQFARGERDLEDYHNFLRQFSDYINVEKPSFGDNMKYLFQYQIGYMYWRYFMWNFVGRQDDIQGKDNVLHGNWLSGIKFIDEWHLGSQDNLPSDAKNNPARNTYYFLPLLLGLVGLVFHFKRDQKSFWVLLVFFLFTGIALKIYLNERPFEPRERDYALVGSFYVFAMWIGFGVYAIFDKLRSKLSAKVLAPAITVVCLLCVPVLMASENWNDHDRSGRDTAFTMAKMYLDSVDKNGIIFTIGDNDTFALWYVQQVEKYRTDVRIVNTSLLATDWYIDQMKRKAFDSDAVPSQLTNDFYNGKNEAILLREVTDDTIPIKTWMNYIQNDDPRTKVEMQSGSMLSTFPSKYIRIPVNKETVLKNRIVDPKDADKIVDHIDVTIDDRVLYINRLIMFDIIANNNWERPIYFTGGSFGDDDYLWMKDYLELDGMAYKLVPIRTPIDPRNPFDMGRIDTEKMYNIVKKWDWGNMSSPDIYHDPETRKNSISYRSNLARLTENLINEGDTIHAKEILDMGMEQMPVDYFEYYTLLEPFIKGYYEVNEHQKARELWDQVAEKYQENLKFYSGWKVDRQYNYADDIITDMERYRALLDMMARYEDAETIRRKADEFNSYIKLFSHFYRDDEQFDTEDNLPEQTPEMQGIDGSPTAVPIDSLDMDSVDQP from the coding sequence ATGACCGACATTAACTTTAGCAAGTGGAACAAAATACTGGGATGGCTGGTATTTTTGGTCGCTTTGACAACCTATACCTTAACGCTTGAACCTACCGCCAGCTTTTGGGATGCCGGCGAATACATCGCCACATCGGCCAACCTGGAAGTAGGTCACCCACCCGGAGCACCGCTCTACCAGATGCTCGGAGCATTTTTCTCCACCTTTGCACCCAGTAATGCAGATGTCGCCCATATGATCAATTTCATGAGCGGCCTAGCCAGTGCTTTTGCCATCCTGTTCATGTTCTGGTCGATCAGCCTGTTAGTCCGGAAAATTGCAGGCCCCGCCGAAACACTTACTCCCGGTAAAAAAATAGCTGTTTTGGGAAGTGCTATGGTGGGCTCACTCGCCTTTACGTTTACTGACAGTTTCTGGTTCAATGCCGTGGAAGCCGAAGTATACGCCTCAGCCGCCTGCCTCATGTCCTTAATGTTCTACCTGGGATTGCTCTGGGAACGCGATATGTTTACCCCGCGTGGCAACAAGTGGATCATCCTGATCTCCCTGGTTATCGGGCTTTCTTTCGGAGTGCATTTTATGGGGCTTCTAACGCTCCCGGCGATCGGTTTCCTGTATTTCTTTAAGAATTACAAAAAAGTGACCATTAAAAACTTCATCATTGCTAACATCGTGGTAGTGGCCGTATTAATGTTCATCTTTAAACTCCTTTTACCTTATACACTTACTTTTTTCGCCGCTTCGGAAGTATTCTTTACCAACAGCCTGGGAATGCCTTTCAATACCGGAACAATCATTGCCTTTTTGGTGATCGTGGCCATCTTTTACTTCGGAATTAATTACACCCGAAAAAAGAATCTGTATCAATACAATACTTTATTACTGTGTATACTGTTCGTCTTAATTGGTTTCTCAAGCTGGATCATGCTTCCCATCCGAAGCAATGCTCCAACCGTGATCAATGAGAACAGTCCTGATAATGCCCGGGAACTACTGGCCTACTACAACCGCGAGCAATATGGGGAAACCTATCTTTTCTACGGTCCGCAATGGACAGAGATGTATGCCAATATCGATGAAGACAATCCGTATCGCGATGGCAAACCGAAGTATGAAAAAGATGAAGAGCAGGGAAAATATGTGATCGTAAATGATTATAAAAATGCCCGGCAAAACCTGGATGATACTCATAAGGCTATTCTTCCCAGAATGTGGAGTACCGAGCATGCTGTAAATTATATGGCTTACACCGGCCCACTGGAATTCACCATTAAACCCGAATACCAGGGAGAAGACCGGCTTATACAGGCCGTGAACCAGTTCAAGACTCAGTTTGCGCGCGGCGAACGGGATCTGGAAGATTACCACAACTTCCTTCGGCAGTTTAGCGATTATATAAATGTAGAGAAACCTTCTTTCGGCGATAACATGAAATACCTGTTCCAGTATCAGATTGGTTATATGTACTGGCGTTATTTTATGTGGAATTTTGTGGGTCGACAGGACGATATTCAGGGAAAAGACAATGTGTTGCATGGCAACTGGCTCAGCGGCATCAAATTTATCGATGAGTGGCATCTGGGTTCCCAGGATAACCTCCCTTCAGATGCGAAAAATAACCCGGCAAGAAACACCTACTATTTTTTACCATTATTACTGGGACTTGTAGGCCTGGTCTTCCATTTTAAAAGAGATCAGAAAAGCTTCTGGGTACTACTCGTCTTTTTCTTATTCACCGGGATCGCCTTAAAGATCTACCTGAACGAGCGCCCATTCGAACCAAGAGAACGGGATTATGCTTTAGTAGGATCGTTTTATGTTTTCGCAATGTGGATCGGCTTCGGGGTGTATGCCATTTTTGACAAACTTCGGTCGAAACTCTCAGCAAAAGTCCTGGCACCGGCCATTACGGTGGTTTGCCTGCTGTGCGTTCCGGTATTGATGGCTTCGGAAAACTGGAATGATCACGACCGCTCCGGAAGGGATACCGCCTTTACAATGGCCAAAATGTACCTCGATTCCGTAGACAAAAATGGGATTATTTTCACCATTGGAGACAATGACACCTTTGCCCTGTGGTATGTCCAGCAGGTCGAAAAATACCGAACCGATGTTCGAATTGTGAATACCAGTTTACTGGCAACCGACTGGTACATCGACCAAATGAAACGCAAGGCCTTTGATAGTGATGCAGTTCCATCCCAGCTTACCAACGATTTTTATAATGGTAAAAATGAGGCCATTTTACTTCGGGAAGTCACAGATGATACGATCCCGATCAAAACGTGGATGAACTACATCCAGAATGACGATCCAAGAACGAAAGTGGAAATGCAAAGCGGAAGCATGTTGAGTACTTTCCCATCCAAGTACATCCGTATTCCGGTAAACAAAGAGACCGTTTTAAAGAACAGGATCGTAGACCCGAAAGATGCCGATAAAATTGTGGATCATATTGATGTGACCATCGATGACCGCGTGTTGTATATCAACCGCCTGATCATGTTCGATATTATCGCCAATAATAACTGGGAACGCCCAATTTATTTTACCGGCGGTAGTTTTGGAGATGACGATTACCTGTGGATGAAAGATTACCTGGAACTCGACGGAATGGCATACAAACTGGTTCCGATCAGGACACCGATCGATCCAAGAAATCCGTTTGACATGGGCCGAATTGATACGGAAAAAATGTATAATATCGTCAAGAAATGGGATTGGGGAAACATGAGTTCGCCTGATATTTACCACGATCCTGAAACCCGTAAAAATTCGATTTCTTACAGAAGCAACCTGGCCAGGCTTACCGAAAACCTCATCAATGAAGGTGACACCATTCATGCCAAGGAAATCCTGGATATGGGGATGGAACAGATGCCGGTAGATTATTTCGAATATTACACCTTGCTGGAACCGTTCATCAAGGGCTATTATGAAGTGAACGAACATCAGAAAGCTCGAGAGCTTTGGGATCAAGTAGCTGAAAAATACCAGGAAAACCTGAAGTTTTATAGCGGCTGGAAAGTAGACAGGCAGTATAACTATGCGGATGACATCATCACCGACATGGAACGATATCGCGCCCTTCTGGACATGATGGCCCGTTACGAAGATGCAGAAACCATCCGCAGGAAAGCAGATGAATTCAACAGCTACATTAAGCTATTCAGCCATTTTTACCGGGATGACGAACAATTTGACACGGAAGATAATCTTCCCGAGCAAACTCCCGAAATGCAGGGAATTGATGGCTCTCCTACTGCAGTTCCGATAGATTCCCTGGACATGGATTCAGTTGATCAACCATAA